Genomic window (Planococcus sp. MSAK28401):
ATCTTGAAGAAAGCAAGGAGAGGCAGAAAGAGGAATTGAAAAAAGCGAAGAAATTAACGATTAAACAGCGTCACGAAGCAAAAAAAGAGCGCACTGATTGATGGCCGCATGCAATAAGGCTTGTCATGGTATGATAATCATGTCGAAAAAGAGGGAGTGAACGTATATGGGTGAAAGAACGAAAGGAATTCATCATATTACTGCGATCGTCGGAGAAGCACAGGAAAACACCGATTTTTATGCAAGGGTGCTCGGTATGCGCCTCGTCAAGAAAACAGTGAATTTCGACGATCCGGGTACGTACCATTTGTATTTCGGGAATGACCAGGGCTCACCTGGCACCATCATGACTTTTTTCCCTTGGGGCAAAGCCTATCAAGGGAAGGTGGGAGATGGCCAAGTCGGCGTTACGGCTTTCGCTGTTCCTGAAGGCGCTCTTGCATTTTGGCGCAGCCGTCTCGAAAGCTATAAGGTTGCATTCGAAGAGCATCAGCGTTTCAGCGAATCCTATTTGAAGTTTGAAGATCCCCATGGGCTTCAGCTAGAACTGGTTGAGCGTGGGATAGGCGAGGCGAGCGGATGGGTCGGAAGCGGCATTACGCAAGAAAATGCTGTCAAAGGCTTTGCCGGGGCTGTATTGTATACGGCCAACGCCGCCAAAACCGCCGAGTTATTGGAAGAAGTGATCGGCTTCACGCGCAAAGAAGAGCAAGATGATTATGTCCGTTTTGTCTCGGACGGCGAGCTTGGGAACATATTGGATATCAAGCAAACCCGTGTCGGAACTGGCCAGATGGGTGTCGGCACCGTCCATCACATCGCATTTCGTGCGGATGACGACGTCGATCAACTGGAATGGAAAAACCGTGTCGAAGCTTATGGTCTCGGTGTCACGCCTGTCCAGGACCGCAATTATTTCCGGTCGATTTATTTCAGGGAATATGGCGATCTGCTATTTGAAATTGCGACCGACCCGCCAGGCTTTACGATCGATGAAAGTCCAGACGCGCTCGGTGAGGAACTGCAATTGCCGAAGCAATACGAGCAGTACCGAAAACGCTTATTGGCGGAACTGCCGCCAGTGTACGCGCGACCGCTTGAATAGATATAAAAAAGCAGCCCGGGTTTCGATCCGAGCTGCTTTTTGGTTTCATGAAGATTTGGAGAGAGCGCCTTTTAACACCAATTGGATGTTCTGCGGCCTTTCGGCAAGTCGCCTCATGAAATAGCCGTACCAGTCTTTGCCGAACGGCACATAAGACGTCACCTGATACTCTTCAGATAGCTCCTTCAATAAATCCGTACGGAAGCCGTAAAGCATTTGAAATTCAAAACGGTCTTTTGGGATGCCTTGTTCTTTTATATAGTCAATTGCTGCATTGATAATATGGTGGTCATGCGTAGCGATTGAGGTGAACACCGGCTGGTCAAGCCGCAGCTTGATGAGCTTGAGAAAATTGGCATCCACTTCCTCAGCGGATTGATACGCCACTTGTTCACTTTCCTGGTAGGCCCCTTTTACAAGCCGCAGCCTGACGTTTTGAAGTGCTTCCAGGTCTTGTTCCGAGCGGAAAAGATAAGCCTGGATAACGGTTCCGACACTGTCGAATTCTTTTCTTAAAGTATGCAATATATCGAGTGTTGGTTGAAGATGCTCGTAATTTTCCATGTCCAGGTTGATGTATATGCTTCGCTGTTCTGCTTCAGCTGCAATTTCACGGATGTTTTCCAAGCAAAATTGTTTATCGATATCGAGCCCGATTTGTGTCAATTTGACGGATAGATGAGCGTCTACGCCCGCTTCTGTGATAGCTTCAGCCGTCTGGATGATCTCGTTTTTTGCTTGTGTGGCTTCTTCGCGGCTGGTGACGAATTCCCCTAGCCGGTCAATTGTGGCTGAAATGCCATCCTCGTTCAATTCGCGAACAGATGCCATCATGTCCGGAATATCGGTTCCGGCAACGACTTTTGCAGCACCCAGCTGAAAGCCCCATTTTTTGGCTCCGCTGTTCAATAGCCGATTGTTGGACAAAGCGATAAAAAAACTCCTCGTGATTCCCATTACTAGCCCTCCAGTAAAATAAAATATCAATGGCAATCCGCCCGTTGACAACAGCGGATCTAAGCGTGAATTAACCCAGTAGAACCAGCGGGTGCTGAGCTTCTGCAAGGGGCCGTTCTCCGTGTGGCTAGAGCATATCATATAAATGACTGAAAATAAAAACAACTATTGAAATAATTATATTTCTTATTGTGTACCTTCC
Coding sequences:
- a CDS encoding ring-cleaving dioxygenase encodes the protein MGERTKGIHHITAIVGEAQENTDFYARVLGMRLVKKTVNFDDPGTYHLYFGNDQGSPGTIMTFFPWGKAYQGKVGDGQVGVTAFAVPEGALAFWRSRLESYKVAFEEHQRFSESYLKFEDPHGLQLELVERGIGEASGWVGSGITQENAVKGFAGAVLYTANAAKTAELLEEVIGFTRKEEQDDYVRFVSDGELGNILDIKQTRVGTGQMGVGTVHHIAFRADDDVDQLEWKNRVEAYGLGVTPVQDRNYFRSIYFREYGDLLFEIATDPPGFTIDESPDALGEELQLPKQYEQYRKRLLAELPPVYARPLE
- a CDS encoding proline dehydrogenase family protein, with the protein product MGITRSFFIALSNNRLLNSGAKKWGFQLGAAKVVAGTDIPDMMASVRELNEDGISATIDRLGEFVTSREEATQAKNEIIQTAEAITEAGVDAHLSVKLTQIGLDIDKQFCLENIREIAAEAEQRSIYINLDMENYEHLQPTLDILHTLRKEFDSVGTVIQAYLFRSEQDLEALQNVRLRLVKGAYQESEQVAYQSAEEVDANFLKLIKLRLDQPVFTSIATHDHHIINAAIDYIKEQGIPKDRFEFQMLYGFRTDLLKELSEEYQVTSYVPFGKDWYGYFMRRLAERPQNIQLVLKGALSKSS